Part of the Opisthocomus hoazin isolate bOpiHoa1 chromosome 5, bOpiHoa1.hap1, whole genome shotgun sequence genome, TGAGGGGGTGGGTTAACTACTGACCGGGATGTTGTATCTGGTGCGGTAGAGGGTCCTCATGGCCACGCTGGTCCCGCACAGGCAGCACTCGTTCATGTCCCCGGCCACTTGGCAGGCGAGGCAGGGGAAGCAGAACATCccgcagcagcctggcagggagagaaACGCAGTGGTGGGTgaggctctgcctgcctgcctggcaccGCTGGCATCAGGGTAAGAATTGGGACAACCAGGCTACATGGCTGTAGCCATGGCACCACCAACCCGAGTGGCAGGGGCAAGAAAAGTGTCCCAAGAGGGCATGGGACCGACCACAGCACGTCACTGCCGACGGCTGAGAGACAGGACCACCTGAGGCACTCACAGACGCTGCAGTCGGTGCAGCAGTCCATCAGCCCCGTTTGCCACATGTTCCTTGAGGCAGCGGGCACGGCCATGCCGTACTGCGGCTGGATTGTCACGACGGAGGGGACAGCCATTTCTAGTTGGTCTTCTGAAAGAGACAGGAAGGCAACGGGGCAATTAGAGAAAAAACTATGGTCGGTCTGATGCTCCAACTGAGCTGGTCGCCATCGCTCTTCAGCTGGCAGCCTGTCGCCCAGCTCCCTTGCTGCCACTGGAGGTGACAAAGCATAACTgtatcttattttcatttttgccttttcaaagtttttgccttttctgcCATTTTTATCAAGCCTTCAGAATAGCATCAGGCCACTGACGTTTCCCACTCCACCCCAGAAAGGCTTTGCTAGTGCTTAGATGCAGTTCACCTATTTCCCGTGTGCcaagcagggctgggcagcgaaCCTAGGATAAAGCCAGTGACTCAGGCATTTTGGTTGTTGAACTTGGCATGTTTTACACAAGATCGCTTTGACATGGGTACAAAGCATGTGGGAAGCAACCATGGTCTTGCATTTCCTTGTAACGAAGCTGGGCTTCACACAAGAGATACTGCAGAAAACTAGTATTTCCGGTTTCTTGTCCTAGAGAGCCATAAAGGCAGAAACTCCGCACTATGTCCCAAGGCTGAACCCTGGTCCCTGCCTTCCTGTGGTTAAGCAAGCACGTAAACCTTGAAAACCAGTAAGCCTCAGGTCTAAAAAAGCCCATGAAAATCTG contains:
- the LOC142361423 gene encoding placenta-specific gene 8 protein-like isoform X1, coding for MAVPSVVTIQPQYGMAVPAASRNMWQTGLMDCCTDCSVCCCGMFCFPCLACQVAGDMNECCLCGTSVAMRTLYRTRYNIPGSICSDCCVTTCCLVCSVCQIKRDINRRREMGIFW
- the LOC142361423 gene encoding placenta-specific gene 8 protein-like isoform X2 codes for the protein MAVPSVVTIQPQYGMAVPAASRNMWQTGLMDCCTDCSVCCCGMFCFPCLACQVAGDMNECCLCGTSVAMRTLYRTRYNIPGSICSDCCVTTCCLVCSVCQIKRDINRRREMGIF